A single window of Haliotis asinina isolate JCU_RB_2024 chromosome 5, JCU_Hal_asi_v2, whole genome shotgun sequence DNA harbors:
- the LOC137283895 gene encoding uncharacterized protein, producing MGHQPCPYPRSVHTQGLPIPKEHPYPSSVHTHGSVHTHGAPIPKERPYPWRVHTQGASIPKERPYPRSVHTHGESIPMECPYPRSARTQGAPVPKERPYPRSAHTHGASIPKERPYPRSVHTHGASISKERPYPRSVIPMESPYPRSVHTHGESIPKERPYPRRVHTQGLSIPMESPYPSSVHTQGASIPKERPYPWSVHTQGASIPKERPYPWRVHTQGVSIPKECPYPRSVHTHGASIPMECPYPRSVHTHGESIPKERPYPWSAHTHGVPIPKECPYPRRVHTQGVSIPMECP from the coding sequence ATGGGTCATCAGCCTTGCCCTTACCCAAGGAGTGTCCATACCCAAGGACTGCCCATACCCAAGGAGCATCCATACCCAAGTAGTGTCCATACCCATGGGAGTGTCCATACCCATGGAGCGCCCATACCCAAGGAGCGTCCATACCCATGGAGAGTCCATACCCAAGGAGCGTCCATACCCAAGGAGCGTCCATATCCAAGGAGCGTCCATACCCATGGAGAGTCCATACCCATGGAGTGTCCGTACCCAAGGAGTGCCCGTACCCAAGGAGCGCCCGTACCCAAGGAGCGCCCATACCCAAGGAGTGCCCATACCCATGGAGCGTCCATACCCAAGGAGCGTCCATACCCAAGGAGTGTCCATACCCATGGAGCGTCCATATCCAAGGAGCGTCCATACCCAAGGAGCGTCATACCCATGGAGAGTCCATACCCAAGGAGCGTCCATACCCATGGAGAGTCCATACCCAAGGAGCGTCCATACCCAAGGAGAGTCCATACCCAAGGACTGTCCATACCCATGGAGAGTCCATACCCAAGTAGCGTCCATACCCAAGGAGCGTCCATACCCAAGGAGCGTCCATACCCATGGAGCGTCCATACCCAAGGAGCGTCCATACCCAAGGAGCGTCCATACCCATGGAGAGTCCATACTCAAGGAGTGTCCATACCCAAGGAGTGTCCATACCCAAGGAGCGTCCATACCCATGGAGCGTCCATACCCATGGAGTGTCCATACCCAAGGAGTGTCCATACCCATGGAGAGTCCATACCCAAGGAGCGTCCATACCCATGGAGTGCACATACCCATGGAGTGCCCATACCCAAGGAGTGTCCATACCCAAGGAGAGTCCATACCCAAGGAGTGTCCATACCCATGGAGTGCCCATAG